CCACTTCTGTTACAGCTAGACAAATAATAGAAAAGCACAAGAAAAGTAGAAAACGCAGGCTGctttcaataataaaaattagaaCCGACCTTTCTActcccatttctctctctctctctctctcgggggCACACTCAGACACAACCGGCAAGAAGGATGCAAGACAGTATAGTATTGTATCCCTCTCCGGGGATCGGTCATCTGATCGGCATGGTGGAGTTTGGAAGGTTCCTCCTTCACCACTATCCTTCCTTCTCCATCACCATCCTCATCACCACTCCACCTACCAACCTTGGTTCCACCGCTCCTTACATCCGACACATCTCCACCAAAACCCCATCCATCATCATCCACCACCTCCCCATCATCTCTCTTCCTCCATCCTCTACCCTCCTTTTGGAGATCCTCCATCTCAACAACCCAAACGTACACCACATCCTCAACACCATCTCCCTCACCACCAATATCCGAGCCTTCATCATTGACTTCTTCTGCACCCCAGCTCTCGATGTCGCCACTTCCCTCAACATCCCCACGTACTACTTCTTTCCCTCTGGTGGTGCCGGCCTTGCTGTTCTCCTCCACTTCCCGATTATCCACAATACCACCACTAAGAGTTTCATAGATCTTAATACTCATATCTATTTCCCAGGTGTCCCACCCATCCCAGCCTCGGACATGCCCGAACCACTTCTCGATCGAACCTCTAGTCCCTACCAATACTTCCTAGATATGGCTACTCACATGCAGAAATCAAAAGGAATCATTGTCAACACCTTTGAAGCTCTTGAAGCCAGAGCAATCAAAGCAATTTCTGATGGAATTTGTATTCCTAATGGTCCAACCCCGCCAGTTTACGCCATTGGACCATTGATTGCGGACAATTATCAAACAGGTGGTGCTGACGACGATGCTGCCAAGTGTTTGACGTGGCTAAACTCACAGCCCAGTCGCAGTGTCATCTTCCTATCTTTTGGTAGCTTAGGTTTGTTCTCCGCGGCGCAGTTGAAGGAGATTGCAATTGGGTTGGAGAACAGTGGCCACAGATTCTTGTGGGTGT
This region of Macadamia integrifolia cultivar HAES 741 unplaced genomic scaffold, SCU_Mint_v3 scaffold927, whole genome shotgun sequence genomic DNA includes:
- the LOC122070447 gene encoding UDP-glycosyltransferase 88B1-like codes for the protein MQDSIVLYPSPGIGHLIGMVEFGRFLLHHYPSFSITILITTPPTNLGSTAPYIRHISTKTPSIIIHHLPIISLPPSSTLLLEILHLNNPNVHHILNTISLTTNIRAFIIDFFCTPALDVATSLNIPTYYFFPSGGAGLAVLLHFPIIHNTTTKSFIDLNTHIYFPGVPPIPASDMPEPLLDRTSSPYQYFLDMATHMQKSKGIIVNTFEALEARAIKAISDGICIPNGPTPPVYAIGPLIADNYQTGGADDDAAKCLTWLNSQPSRSVIFLSFGSLGLFSAAQLKEIAIGLENSGHRFLWVLRSPPTEDTSKHLEVPPDPILNLDDLLPEGFMERTKDRGLVVQSWAPQIAVLSRESVGAFVTHCGWNSVLEAVCAGVPMIGWPLYAEQRMNRVFLLEEMKLAIPMDDSKDGFVSSTEVEKRVRQMMDSEEGKALRERVMVMRDAAMAAKSEGGSSRVGLAKLAESWNRY